One genomic region from Spirosoma sp. KCTC 42546 encodes:
- a CDS encoding DUF4468 domain-containing protein: protein MKYLIILTLFLSRSAFAQLRLPTNETGQVQYQEIVRVPDAKLPARQLMRQLHDWAEYYYAAEPTAEQQYDPEHNIQFIKATYRIDDQAVRYTLTIEAKFGRYRATITDLIAESKGISVPVRTTSSTADELERAAGGKITNRKLIEQAARQQAELYQKIDKSCRDTLANLKQFLTTLQK, encoded by the coding sequence ATGAAGTATTTGATCATCCTCACCTTGTTTTTATCACGTAGTGCATTCGCGCAGCTCCGATTGCCAACCAATGAAACAGGCCAGGTTCAATATCAGGAAATCGTACGTGTACCAGACGCTAAATTGCCAGCCCGGCAACTGATGAGGCAGCTTCATGATTGGGCCGAATACTATTATGCGGCAGAACCAACTGCCGAACAGCAATACGATCCAGAACATAATATCCAGTTTATCAAGGCAACCTACCGGATTGATGATCAGGCTGTTCGCTACACCCTTACAATTGAAGCTAAGTTTGGTCGCTACCGTGCTACCATTACCGACTTGATTGCCGAAAGCAAAGGCATCAGTGTGCCGGTCAGAACAACCAGCAGCACAGCCGATGAACTGGAACGGGCAGCTGGGGGCAAAATCACGAACCGGAAATTAATTGAGCAGGCCGCTCGCCAACAAGCCGAATTATATCAAAAAATTGACAAATCCTGCCGCGATACCTTAGCCAATCTGAAACAGTTTTTAACAACCTTGCAGAAATAG
- a CDS encoding type II toxin-antitoxin system RelE/ParE family toxin: MSYQVRTIDHFEREAKRLKKKFRSLKDEIHQLINDLEENPFLGTSMRDGFYKIRLGIKSKRQKRWSKSYYVRQNNCRDSLSGFYL; the protein is encoded by the coding sequence ATGAGTTATCAGGTCCGGACGATTGACCATTTTGAGCGAGAAGCCAAACGACTGAAGAAGAAGTTCCGTTCGCTGAAAGACGAAATCCATCAGTTGATCAATGACCTGGAAGAGAATCCTTTTCTGGGAACATCAATGCGGGATGGGTTCTATAAAATCAGATTAGGCATAAAATCGAAAAGGCAAAAAAGGTGGAGCAAGAGTTATTACGTGCGTCAAAATAATTGCAGAGATAGTTTATCTGGTTTCTATTTATAA
- a CDS encoding OmpA family protein has translation MKFKLFTLFLLLFVTGLRAQVQYTTESPRIDDINDADVSIKRVELTDQYTVIYMKFEAPQLPRSLGKSWPFPIPAPNGGGQGGSIESTNNIGFQPTSRLYVNQGERSYKFIRAENIPGETRRRVKPGERVDFVAYFERIDPGYTTFDLFECRDSKGYICFNFWGVHIINPPRKDKYSQRTPKAPTPVPPKPQQPRYKPRTTPGLGAPEEAPKPTEPVQPQDAPAPVAVAINGTTRDAKTKQPIVATVTYRLLSGAEASGDEPADSIRSSSPTGNYKIAIERRGVYAVTASAKGYFSQSDTLATNRIDVNRDFNLVPIEAGAKITLKNIYFNISQYNLKPESFPELDRLVTVMQSNPALQIRLEGHTDTVGEFDANVELSRNRVNEVKRYLVSKGISAGRIETVGYGPSRPINTNKSLKERAENRRVEMVIVKI, from the coding sequence ATGAAATTTAAGCTGTTCACTCTATTCCTTCTGCTATTCGTAACGGGCTTGCGTGCACAGGTGCAGTACACAACCGAAAGCCCACGCATTGACGACATTAACGATGCCGATGTTAGCATCAAGCGCGTTGAGCTGACGGATCAATACACGGTCATTTACATGAAATTCGAAGCTCCCCAGTTACCACGTTCGCTGGGAAAATCATGGCCGTTTCCAATTCCCGCGCCAAATGGAGGAGGTCAGGGCGGATCAATCGAATCAACAAACAACATTGGTTTTCAACCCACATCACGTTTGTACGTAAATCAGGGCGAACGTTCCTACAAATTCATTCGGGCAGAAAATATTCCCGGCGAAACACGCCGACGGGTTAAACCTGGTGAACGCGTTGATTTTGTGGCTTATTTTGAACGAATAGACCCAGGTTATACAACGTTCGATTTGTTTGAATGCCGGGACAGTAAAGGGTATATCTGTTTCAATTTCTGGGGCGTACACATCATTAATCCACCCCGGAAAGACAAGTACTCGCAACGTACACCGAAAGCACCAACACCTGTTCCTCCTAAACCGCAGCAGCCCCGCTACAAGCCCCGTACTACACCGGGCCTGGGGGCACCGGAGGAGGCACCGAAACCAACGGAGCCTGTCCAACCACAGGATGCACCGGCTCCAGTGGCTGTTGCGATTAACGGTACTACGCGCGACGCTAAAACGAAACAGCCAATTGTAGCTACTGTCACGTATCGGTTGTTATCCGGTGCCGAAGCGTCGGGCGATGAACCGGCTGATTCCATACGGAGTAGTAGCCCAACCGGAAACTACAAGATTGCCATTGAGCGACGGGGTGTTTATGCGGTAACGGCATCGGCCAAAGGTTACTTTAGTCAGAGCGATACGCTGGCCACCAACCGCATTGATGTGAACCGTGATTTTAATCTGGTGCCCATAGAAGCCGGTGCTAAAATCACCCTGAAGAATATTTATTTCAATATATCCCAATATAACCTAAAGCCCGAATCGTTCCCTGAACTGGACCGCCTGGTAACGGTGATGCAATCGAATCCGGCCTTGCAAATCCGGCTGGAAGGACATACGGATACTGTTGGTGAGTTTGATGCGAACGTTGAACTGTCGCGCAATCGGGTCAATGAGGTGAAGCGATATCTGGTTAGTAAAGGCATCAGTGCAGGCCGTATCGAAACCGTTGGGTATGGCCCTTCGCGCCCCATCAATACCAACAAAAGCCTGAAGGAACGAGCCGAAAATCGCCGGGTTGAAATGGTCATCGTGAAGATATAA
- a CDS encoding RagB/SusD family nutrient uptake outer membrane protein produces MNSSIKYLLYAGAVSLLITACDNRLNVVPTQSIEQSQALNTEQDVQITLIGAYDGLSDVNLYGGGIQYIGDLMGDNRDVLFGGTYATIDEIWRKTVTTSNTVTRDFWLDGYNAINRANSVLSALAKVGETNRGNTEGQARFIRGALYFELVKAFGKSWNDGTATANPGVPLVLTPTTSVTDVDYRARNTVAEVYAQVLDDLTKAESLLPAEQSGGSGFATKGAAAAILARVYLQQQNYTAARDAANRVITSGTYALEDNFADVFNDATNESEIIFKVIVTDQDGANDLNTFYASSLNQGRGDVRVQTKFRQLYATGDVRGTFFNTAGQNTFTSKFNDQYGDVPVVRLAEMYLVRAEANLRLGTTTGATPLADVNLIRARAKAAPLTTVDLAAILLERRLELAFEGQQLPDIKRTAGTVGTVAYNANNLVLPIPQREIDTNKKLVQNPGY; encoded by the coding sequence ATGAATTCATCCATAAAATATTTGTTATACGCCGGAGCCGTCAGTTTGCTGATTACGGCCTGCGACAACCGCCTGAACGTTGTACCGACTCAGAGTATTGAGCAGAGTCAGGCGTTAAATACAGAACAGGACGTACAAATTACCCTCATTGGCGCTTACGATGGACTTAGTGATGTTAACCTATACGGTGGTGGCATTCAATACATTGGCGATTTAATGGGCGATAACCGAGATGTCCTTTTTGGGGGTACTTACGCTACGATCGACGAAATCTGGCGCAAGACTGTCACGACATCGAACACGGTTACCCGCGATTTCTGGCTGGATGGCTACAATGCCATCAACCGCGCGAACAGCGTCCTATCGGCTCTGGCTAAAGTGGGAGAAACCAACCGGGGCAATACGGAAGGACAAGCCCGTTTTATCAGGGGAGCCCTGTATTTTGAGCTGGTAAAGGCTTTCGGCAAAAGCTGGAATGACGGTACAGCAACGGCCAATCCGGGTGTACCACTGGTGCTGACCCCAACAACCTCAGTAACAGATGTTGACTATCGTGCCCGCAATACAGTTGCTGAAGTATATGCACAGGTGTTAGACGATCTTACAAAAGCAGAAAGCTTGCTACCAGCCGAACAATCGGGCGGAAGTGGTTTTGCCACAAAAGGTGCTGCCGCAGCTATATTGGCCCGCGTTTATCTACAGCAGCAGAACTACACAGCGGCTCGTGATGCCGCCAATCGGGTTATTACCTCAGGCACCTATGCACTGGAAGATAACTTTGCCGATGTATTTAACGACGCCACCAACGAGTCGGAGATTATTTTCAAGGTTATTGTTACAGACCAGGATGGCGCTAACGACCTGAATACGTTCTATGCATCGTCATTGAATCAGGGCCGTGGCGATGTACGGGTACAAACGAAATTCCGGCAGTTGTACGCTACTGGCGATGTGCGGGGTACCTTCTTTAACACGGCTGGACAGAACACCTTTACCAGTAAGTTCAACGATCAGTATGGCGATGTACCCGTCGTTCGACTGGCTGAAATGTACCTGGTTCGTGCGGAAGCTAACCTCCGTTTGGGTACTACTACGGGCGCAACGCCACTTGCCGATGTAAACCTGATTCGCGCGCGCGCCAAGGCCGCTCCCTTAACAACGGTCGATCTGGCAGCCATTCTGCTGGAGCGTCGACTTGAGTTAGCCTTCGAAGGTCAGCAACTTCCTGATATCAAACGCACAGCGGGTACCGTAGGCACAGTGGCTTACAACGCTAACAACCTAGTTCTGCCCATCCCACAACGGGAGATCGACACCAACAAAAAGCTGGTTCAGAATCCAGGATATTAA
- a CDS encoding glycosyltransferase family A protein yields MKILSNPEWIKQYEYPFRNLDQVPLHLFDSINSRLDERISTKPLVSIIVIAYNEEINILRAISTLSSLTTDIPFEIVAINNNSTDKTQETIEKLHVKRFFQPIQGWGPARQLGQEMAIGKYILLADADCLYPPNWLDEMMKKLQQPDVVCVYGRYSFIALPEIPRWQFLVYETLKDVIAEFRHYKRPYLNSYGISMGYIREAGLRAGYIQTNLRGDEGRLCFDMMQYGRVVQMRTRSARVWTAPRTLLRDGTLWQCLKIRIHRELNRALSYLTPHPPHDTKKSFN; encoded by the coding sequence ATGAAAATTCTCTCAAATCCTGAATGGATAAAACAATATGAATATCCATTTCGTAACCTTGATCAAGTTCCACTACACCTGTTCGATTCCATAAATTCGCGTCTTGATGAACGAATTAGTACGAAACCACTCGTGTCTATCATTGTCATAGCCTACAATGAAGAAATTAATATTCTTCGTGCTATAAGTACACTTTCAAGCCTGACTACAGATATTCCATTTGAAATTGTTGCCATCAATAATAACTCAACTGACAAAACACAGGAGACTATCGAGAAACTGCATGTTAAGCGTTTTTTTCAACCTATCCAGGGTTGGGGTCCAGCTCGTCAATTAGGCCAGGAAATGGCAATCGGCAAGTATATCTTGCTAGCAGACGCGGACTGCCTTTATCCACCAAATTGGCTGGATGAAATGATGAAAAAACTTCAACAACCCGATGTAGTCTGTGTTTACGGACGTTATTCCTTTATTGCTTTACCCGAAATACCAAGGTGGCAATTCTTAGTATATGAAACACTGAAAGATGTTATTGCTGAGTTTCGGCACTATAAACGTCCGTATCTTAATTCGTATGGTATCAGTATGGGGTATATACGAGAAGCAGGGTTGAGAGCCGGCTATATTCAGACAAACCTTCGAGGAGACGAAGGCCGGTTGTGTTTTGATATGATGCAATACGGTAGGGTCGTACAAATGAGAACTCGCTCAGCGCGGGTCTGGACAGCTCCCCGCACGTTGCTACGAGATGGCACACTGTGGCAGTGCCTAAAAATACGAATCCATCGGGAGTTAAACCGTGCTTTGTCCTATTTAACACCTCATCCTCCTCACGATACCAAGAAGTCGTTCAATTAA
- the nth gene encoding endonuclease III, which yields MKPTFDLNVVLAHIDEAIRPYPKAAMFDLFERGYNTLFEQLISCIVSIRTLDETTIPVSLRLFEQARTPEQLLAIDIPTLTQLLYGTTYPDQKAYTLHGIADRIMNEFGGSLPADFATLISLKGVGPKCANLALGVATGQAAISVDIHVHRVVNRWGYVHTKQPEQTLKVLEERVPREQWININRLLMPFGKHICTGTLPHCSTCPVLPWCEQVGVERHR from the coding sequence ATGAAACCTACCTTCGACCTCAACGTTGTTCTGGCGCATATTGACGAAGCCATCCGGCCGTATCCAAAAGCGGCTATGTTCGATCTGTTTGAACGGGGCTACAACACCCTGTTCGAGCAACTGATCTCCTGTATCGTGTCTATACGAACGCTCGATGAAACCACGATTCCTGTCTCCTTACGTTTGTTCGAGCAGGCTCGAACGCCCGAACAACTTCTTGCCATCGACATCCCAACCTTAACGCAATTACTGTACGGCACTACCTACCCCGACCAGAAAGCCTATACCCTGCATGGCATTGCCGACCGCATCATGAATGAATTTGGGGGAAGTCTCCCTGCTGATTTCGCTACGTTAATTTCCCTGAAAGGCGTTGGGCCAAAGTGTGCTAATCTGGCATTGGGTGTTGCCACAGGACAGGCGGCTATCAGCGTCGATATTCACGTTCATCGAGTTGTAAACCGTTGGGGCTATGTGCATACCAAACAACCCGAACAAACGCTGAAGGTATTGGAAGAGCGGGTTCCGCGTGAACAATGGATAAACATCAACCGACTGTTGATGCCATTTGGTAAGCATATCTGCACGGGTACATTGCCTCATTGTTCAACCTGCCCCGTACTGCCCTGGTGTGAGCAGGTAGGTGTGGAGCGCCATCGGTAG
- a CDS encoding TonB-dependent receptor, producing MGKLLQISFLLLLTAWGAYAQNQAISGRVTSSDDNTGLPGVSVTIKGSTQGTLTDATGNYRLSAGSNATLVFSFIGFSTVEEVVSNRSVIDVQLKTDVRNLNEVVVTGYGQQIKRDLTGNIAKVRAADIQDQPVTTFDQALQGKAAGVQINSGSGKLGQGIQVRVRGQSSVSASNQPLYVVDGTPVTTDNLSFNSASTNPLADINPQDIESVDILKDASAGAIYGARAANGVVLITTKRGKAGRTNITFGAQYGSSKPTNKLQFLNTDQYVKFYNQAAANSDRIEGLDQSDPDSYTSYMKGFYETQGLGTYGTPTQVSTNWGDLAYQDAPYQQYDINLNGGNEKTTFYLSGQLLDQKGILVGNALQRYSGRLNLDHKVSDRLRVGFNTGQTRTFNQRISADNQFDNPMQMVALPPMTPATDPTTGLPVGTPPGDLSIPVYYNPLINIGNAYFNTTVYRSISNVYGQLQIIKGLSFRTEFGLDVLNQQEELYYNSKTQRNFSAPQGIGQNRYVRVENYTTNNFFTYNTLFGRSQLDLTAGMSYQQSQQKTNFTEGRDFPSDAYRQIASAARKTDGSSTQTDYRFLSYFARANYKFSDRYLVGLSARVDGSSRFGKNSRYGFFPAVSAGWVLSEEDFLKNNSTISFLKLRSSYGQTGNAEIQNFPQLGLFTGDASYGTLPGQRPSQLANPDLKWETTNQFDIGLDFGILNNRINGEIDYYNKQTSGLLLSVNVPGTTGFATQFRNVGSLENKGFEIVLNSENLTGAFRWTTSFNAAINQNKITNLQSQIIEGGINAMSRAVEGQPLGVFFTQEYAGVDPANGDALWYKNTTNADGTLDRTTTNTYSQAQRVVVGSPLPKWTGGITNTFTYKGISLSVLFNGVFGNKINFYGVGRYSSANGRFEDNQTVNQLAAWTSTNTITDVPEARLFYNNGAQSSSRFILDGSFVRLRTVTLSYSLPKALINKAKLTNVRLFVTGQNLLTFTNYAGWDPEVNADYIVSNIAQGYDFYTAPQARTITGGINIGF from the coding sequence ATGGGAAAACTCTTACAAATCAGCTTCCTGCTTCTTCTGACAGCATGGGGAGCGTATGCCCAAAATCAGGCGATTTCGGGTAGGGTCACGTCGTCTGACGATAACACTGGCTTACCAGGGGTATCCGTCACTATAAAAGGTAGCACACAGGGAACGCTCACCGATGCAACGGGTAATTATCGGCTATCGGCAGGCAGCAACGCTACACTCGTTTTCAGCTTTATTGGTTTCTCAACTGTCGAAGAAGTTGTCAGCAACCGGTCGGTAATTGATGTACAATTGAAGACTGACGTACGCAATTTGAATGAAGTTGTTGTTACGGGGTATGGTCAGCAAATTAAGCGGGATTTGACCGGTAACATCGCCAAAGTGCGGGCTGCCGATATTCAGGATCAACCGGTAACAACCTTCGACCAGGCGCTCCAGGGGAAAGCAGCTGGTGTTCAGATTAACTCAGGTTCCGGAAAATTGGGGCAGGGGATTCAGGTGCGGGTGCGGGGTCAATCGTCGGTATCGGCGTCGAACCAACCGCTTTATGTAGTTGACGGCACGCCCGTTACAACGGATAACCTGAGTTTTAACAGTGCCTCCACCAACCCACTGGCCGATATTAACCCACAGGATATTGAGTCGGTCGATATTCTAAAAGATGCATCGGCGGGTGCTATTTATGGTGCGCGTGCTGCCAATGGAGTCGTGCTTATTACCACCAAGCGCGGGAAGGCAGGTCGTACGAACATTACCTTTGGCGCCCAGTATGGTTCAAGTAAACCCACGAACAAACTGCAATTTCTGAATACGGATCAGTACGTTAAGTTTTACAACCAGGCAGCAGCAAACTCGGATCGGATTGAAGGTCTTGATCAAAGTGATCCAGACTCTTATACATCCTATATGAAGGGATTCTACGAAACGCAGGGCCTTGGCACCTATGGCACACCAACGCAGGTGAGCACAAACTGGGGTGATCTGGCCTATCAGGATGCCCCTTATCAGCAATATGACATTAACCTAAATGGCGGGAATGAAAAAACTACTTTCTACCTATCGGGCCAGTTGTTAGACCAAAAGGGTATTCTGGTTGGCAATGCGTTGCAACGGTATTCGGGTCGGCTTAACCTGGATCATAAAGTATCGGATCGGCTTCGGGTAGGTTTTAACACTGGGCAGACCCGCACGTTCAATCAGCGCATTTCGGCTGATAATCAGTTTGATAACCCTATGCAAATGGTGGCGTTGCCGCCAATGACACCCGCCACGGATCCAACCACGGGCCTACCCGTTGGTACCCCTCCCGGCGATCTGAGCATACCGGTCTATTACAACCCGTTAATTAACATCGGCAATGCCTATTTTAACACAACGGTGTATCGCAGCATCAGTAACGTATACGGCCAGTTACAGATTATCAAAGGGTTGTCCTTCCGTACTGAGTTTGGCCTGGACGTGCTTAACCAACAGGAAGAGCTGTATTACAACAGCAAAACGCAACGCAATTTCAGTGCACCACAGGGTATTGGGCAAAACCGTTACGTTCGGGTAGAGAATTACACGACCAACAATTTCTTCACCTACAATACGCTATTCGGCCGCAGTCAACTCGATCTGACGGCGGGTATGTCGTATCAGCAATCGCAGCAGAAAACCAACTTTACGGAGGGGCGGGATTTCCCATCGGATGCGTATCGCCAGATTGCCAGTGCTGCCCGTAAAACGGATGGTAGTTCTACCCAGACCGATTATCGCTTTCTGTCGTACTTTGCGCGGGCCAACTATAAATTCTCGGACCGGTACCTGGTGGGATTGAGTGCCCGTGTCGATGGTTCGTCACGCTTTGGTAAAAACAGCCGGTATGGTTTCTTTCCAGCCGTTTCAGCAGGTTGGGTACTATCGGAAGAAGATTTCCTGAAGAATAACAGCACGATCAGCTTTCTGAAACTCCGTTCCAGCTACGGGCAAACGGGTAACGCTGAAATCCAGAATTTTCCCCAGCTAGGCTTGTTCACCGGTGATGCCAGTTACGGTACGCTGCCCGGTCAGCGCCCATCGCAGTTGGCTAATCCCGATTTGAAGTGGGAAACAACCAACCAGTTCGACATTGGACTTGACTTCGGTATTCTGAACAATCGAATCAACGGGGAAATCGACTACTACAATAAGCAAACGTCCGGCCTGTTGCTGAGCGTAAACGTACCAGGTACAACGGGCTTTGCTACACAATTCCGCAACGTAGGTAGTCTGGAGAATAAAGGGTTCGAGATTGTACTGAACAGTGAGAACCTGACGGGTGCTTTCCGTTGGACCACGAGCTTCAACGCGGCTATCAACCAGAATAAGATCACCAATCTACAGTCACAGATTATTGAAGGAGGTATCAACGCCATGAGCCGTGCTGTTGAAGGTCAACCTCTGGGTGTGTTCTTTACGCAGGAATATGCGGGTGTTGATCCAGCCAATGGGGACGCGCTATGGTACAAAAACACGACGAATGCCGATGGCACCCTGGATCGCACAACAACCAACACCTATAGTCAGGCACAGCGGGTGGTTGTAGGTAGCCCACTACCGAAATGGACGGGAGGTATCACGAACACCTTCACCTACAAAGGCATTAGCCTGAGTGTGTTGTTTAATGGCGTATTTGGCAATAAGATCAACTTCTATGGTGTTGGTCGCTACTCGTCGGCTAACGGACGTTTTGAAGATAACCAGACCGTTAACCAGTTGGCCGCCTGGACATCAACGAACACGATTACCGATGTACCAGAAGCTCGCTTGTTCTATAACAACGGTGCCCAATCATCCAGCCGGTTCATTCTGGACGGTTCATTCGTACGGCTGCGTACCGTTACGCTATCGTACAGCCTGCCCAAAGCACTTATCAATAAAGCGAAGTTGACGAACGTTCGTTTGTTTGTAACGGGTCAGAACCTGCTCACGTTCACAAATTATGCCGGTTGGGACCCCGAAGTAAACGCCGATTACATTGTATCGAACATTGCTCAGGGCTATGATTTTTATACCGCTCCTCAGGCACGTACGATCACGGGTGGTATTAACATTGGTTTTTAA
- a CDS encoding cyanophycinase, whose product MAVAPKRSYTSWIVGDTSDAKRQPLGGVVLAGGSTDVDAAMRWFLRQSGGGDVLILRASGSDGYNEYLYRKLGEAVNSVETILLRDRASSNDSVLIRKIRQAEAIFFAGGDQANYVNFWQGTPVADAVNERIKAGAVVGGTSAGCGILGQTYFSAIEGSVTSEEALANPYDKRVDIRRDDFLKQPLLDNTLTDMHYSARNRQGRHLAFMARAATDWAIRPRGIGIDEKTAVCVTPDGNVMVFGLGNAYFLQMTRKKPEVCTQNQSLSWNRKGKAVQVVTIAGSIDGAKGFNLTSFQPTTKAKKEYWYVHSGTLARVFIRASVRTKNGRIQ is encoded by the coding sequence TTGGCTGTTGCCCCTAAACGCTCGTATACATCCTGGATTGTAGGTGATACGTCTGATGCAAAACGACAGCCGCTTGGTGGGGTGGTATTAGCGGGTGGAAGTACAGATGTTGATGCGGCAATGCGCTGGTTTCTGCGACAGTCGGGTGGTGGCGATGTGCTGATTCTTCGGGCATCAGGGAGTGATGGGTATAATGAGTACCTCTACCGGAAGTTAGGCGAGGCTGTTAATTCGGTTGAGACAATTTTGTTGAGAGATCGGGCCTCGTCAAATGATTCAGTCCTTATTCGTAAAATTCGTCAGGCCGAAGCTATCTTCTTTGCCGGTGGTGATCAGGCTAATTACGTTAACTTTTGGCAGGGTACACCCGTCGCCGATGCCGTGAACGAGCGTATTAAGGCGGGCGCTGTTGTAGGAGGGACGAGTGCGGGTTGCGGTATTCTGGGGCAAACCTACTTTTCGGCCATCGAAGGAAGCGTGACCTCCGAAGAAGCCCTGGCGAATCCTTACGACAAACGCGTGGATATTCGTCGGGATGATTTTTTGAAACAACCGCTGCTGGATAATACTCTAACCGATATGCATTACAGTGCCCGCAACCGGCAAGGCCGCCATCTGGCATTTATGGCCCGTGCCGCAACAGATTGGGCTATCCGACCGCGCGGTATTGGCATCGATGAAAAAACGGCCGTTTGTGTTACACCCGATGGAAACGTTATGGTGTTTGGACTGGGGAATGCCTACTTTCTACAAATGACTAGGAAGAAACCTGAGGTATGTACGCAAAATCAATCGTTATCCTGGAACCGGAAAGGGAAAGCGGTACAAGTAGTAACTATTGCTGGGTCGATTGATGGTGCCAAAGGGTTTAATTTGACGTCGTTTCAGCCGACCACGAAAGCAAAAAAAGAGTACTGGTATGTTCATTCGGGCACGCTGGCGCGGGTATTTATCCGTGCCAGCGTACGCACAAAAAACGGGCGAATCCAATAG